In Hemicordylus capensis ecotype Gifberg chromosome 4, rHemCap1.1.pri, whole genome shotgun sequence, the genomic window tctgtgattgccaacaagggttttgccaccaagtactaagacatcttttgtgaagggatcgaatacttatttccctcactacaatgcaaatccatcgctgacttttgggcactgggcttttgagggtttgtttttattctgtctctcacagctacaataaacctaccattccaattatagcctggtcatttctgtgtcagagggcaaacggacaaaatcagcaggcgATCAAAttcttatttccctcactgtatgccACTTTCCTTGTGCCACAGGAACAGCATTTCAGCAGTTTAAATCTGAGGTCCAAGTGCACTTCAAGTGGTCAAGTTCAcgctggagcaattgccagactTACTATGGATAACACACATCACTGGAATATGCTAAAGATCAGGATCCATTGTGGATTTTCCTCTTGTGTTCCACATATGTGTTCCACATGACATAACCAAGCACTCACTGAAAATAAACTACCTAACATATTTATcgattgtctggaaacatatgtACAATTGTACAGAATTgcagggttgcactccctttaTAAATTAAGCCAAGTGACCATCAGTGTGATACTTAATAATGGTATAGTTGGAATCTGCACAGAGCTGAAATTCTGGGAGTCGCCAGATGCGCAGAGGTCAAATAGACTGCCTTGGAATTTGATTTTTCTCGATTCCTTtttcagcatctcccagatagttGCTGCCTCCTTCTGGCACTCCCAAAGGGCAGTCACAGCACAACTGTGAAACTCATCCCAATATCTGCAGCAAAAGGATAAAGAGGAGACTGTTAATTTCCGTGAAGCAAAGCAGAGAAGTCACAGGAGGACACTGCCTATCTTTAAAGA contains:
- the LOC128323401 gene encoding neuritin-like, encoding MGQALGMGAALLLVTLGYLLRSLTAETQCENIYQDFSDCILKLGENMASYEEEEGDEEEEGSQMQGLYTVCGYWDEFHSCAVTALWECQKEAATIWEMLKKESRKIKFQGSLFDLCASGDSQNFSSVQIPTIPLLSITLMVTWLNL